In Nocardia yunnanensis, one DNA window encodes the following:
- the pflB gene encoding formate C-acetyltransferase: MIGTEPRTEAWTGFQGGLWRDAIDVRDFIQHNYRPYEGDGSFLAGPTARTLGIWDKLSAMFPAERERGIYDVDQHTPSTITAHGAGYIDEDNELIVGLQTDAPLKRAIMPYGGYRMVQTSLAAYGVEEDPAVTEIFTKYRKTHNDGVFDAYTADIRAARSAGIVTGLPDAYGRGRIIGDYRRVALYGVDTLIEAKQADRAALDDLWADDETIRRREEVSEQIRALGELKQMAAEYGYDISGPARTGQQAIQWLYFAYLAAVKEQNGAAMSLGRTANFVDIYLERDLAEGLITEDRAQELVDDFVIKLRIVRFLRTPEYDELFSGDPTWVTESLGGIGSDGRPLVTRTSFRYLQTLYNLGPAPEPNLTVFWSPALPTGFKRFCAQVSIDTSSIQYESDELMRPRYGDDTAIACCVSAMEVGKQMQFFGARVNLAKTLLYAINGGRDEKKGTVVARGFEPITSEVLEYAEVDAAMDKLMDWLAKTYVHALNVIHYMHDKYAYERIEMALHDLDVRRTMACGIAGLAVAADSLSAIKYATVTPVRDETGLVVDYTIEGDFPKFGNNDDRVDAIAADLVERFMRKVRQYPTYRDAEHTQSVLTITSNVVYGKKTGNTPDGRRAGEPFSPGANPMNGRDTHGIVASAMSVAKLPYEHATDGISLTTTVTPQGLGRSAEERVTNLVGVLDGYIATDGFHMNVNVLNQDTLLDAMEHPENYPQLTIRVSGYAVNFVRLTKEQQLDVINRTFHASL; this comes from the coding sequence TGGACCGGCTTCCAAGGCGGCCTGTGGCGGGACGCCATCGACGTGCGCGATTTCATTCAGCACAACTACCGGCCCTACGAGGGCGACGGCAGTTTCCTGGCCGGCCCGACCGCCCGCACCCTGGGCATCTGGGACAAGCTGAGCGCCATGTTCCCGGCCGAGCGCGAGCGCGGCATCTACGACGTGGACCAGCACACCCCCTCCACCATCACCGCCCACGGCGCCGGCTACATCGACGAGGACAACGAGCTCATCGTCGGCCTGCAGACCGACGCGCCGCTCAAGCGCGCGATCATGCCCTACGGCGGCTACCGCATGGTGCAGACCAGTCTCGCCGCCTATGGCGTGGAGGAGGATCCGGCGGTCACCGAGATCTTCACCAAGTACCGCAAGACCCACAACGACGGCGTATTCGACGCCTACACCGCCGATATCCGCGCGGCCCGTTCGGCGGGCATCGTGACCGGGCTGCCGGACGCCTACGGCCGCGGCCGCATCATCGGCGACTATCGCCGCGTGGCCCTCTACGGCGTGGACACGCTGATCGAGGCCAAGCAGGCCGACCGGGCCGCCCTCGACGACCTGTGGGCCGATGACGAAACCATCCGCCGCCGTGAGGAAGTCAGCGAGCAGATCCGCGCGCTGGGCGAGCTGAAGCAGATGGCCGCCGAGTACGGCTACGACATCTCCGGGCCCGCGCGCACCGGTCAGCAGGCCATCCAGTGGCTGTACTTCGCGTACCTGGCCGCGGTGAAGGAGCAGAACGGCGCGGCGATGTCGTTGGGGCGCACCGCCAATTTCGTCGACATCTACCTGGAGCGGGACCTGGCCGAGGGCCTGATCACCGAGGATCGCGCCCAGGAGTTGGTGGACGACTTCGTGATCAAGCTGCGCATCGTCCGATTCCTGCGCACCCCCGAATACGACGAGTTGTTCTCCGGCGACCCGACCTGGGTGACCGAATCCCTCGGCGGCATCGGCTCCGACGGCCGACCGCTGGTGACCCGCACCAGCTTCCGCTACCTGCAGACCCTCTACAACCTGGGCCCGGCCCCGGAGCCGAACCTGACGGTGTTCTGGTCGCCGGCGCTGCCGACGGGCTTCAAGCGGTTCTGCGCGCAGGTGTCGATCGACACCAGCTCCATCCAGTACGAGTCGGATGAGCTGATGCGGCCGCGCTACGGCGACGACACCGCGATCGCCTGCTGCGTGTCGGCCATGGAGGTCGGCAAGCAGATGCAGTTCTTCGGTGCGCGAGTCAATCTCGCCAAGACGCTGCTGTACGCGATCAACGGCGGACGCGACGAGAAGAAGGGCACGGTGGTGGCGCGCGGCTTCGAGCCCATCACCTCCGAGGTGCTCGAGTACGCCGAGGTCGACGCCGCCATGGACAAGCTGATGGACTGGCTGGCCAAGACCTATGTGCACGCGCTCAACGTCATTCACTACATGCACGACAAGTACGCCTACGAGCGCATCGAGATGGCCCTGCACGATCTGGACGTGCGGCGCACCATGGCCTGCGGCATCGCCGGGCTGGCCGTGGCGGCGGACTCGCTGTCGGCCATCAAGTACGCCACCGTGACTCCCGTACGGGACGAGACCGGGCTGGTCGTGGACTACACGATCGAGGGCGATTTCCCCAAGTTCGGCAACAACGACGATCGCGTCGACGCCATTGCCGCCGACCTGGTGGAGCGGTTCATGCGCAAGGTCCGCCAGTACCCGACCTACCGCGATGCCGAGCACACCCAGTCGGTGCTGACCATCACCTCGAATGTGGTGTACGGCAAGAAGACCGGCAACACCCCCGACGGCCGCCGCGCGGGCGAACCGTTCTCGCCGGGCGCCAATCCGATGAACGGGCGCGACACCCACGGCATCGTGGCCTCGGCCATGTCGGTGGCGAAGTTGCCGTACGAGCATGCGACGGACGGGATTTCGCTCACCACCACGGTGACGCCGCAGGGGCTGGGCCGCAGCGCCGAGGAACGCGTCACCAACCTGGTGGGCGTGCTCGACGGCTACATCGCCACCGATGGCTTCCACATGAACGTCAACGTCCTCAACCAGGACACGCTGCTGGACGCCATGGAGCATCCGGAGAACTACCCGCAGTTGACGATTCGGGTGTCGGGGTACGCGGTGAACTTCGTGCGGCTGACCAAGGAACAGCAGCTCGACGTCATCAACCGCACCTTCCACGCCAGCCTCTGA
- the pflA gene encoding pyruvate formate-lyase-activating protein gives MSAPVLLEPSIDVGEGDSVFGSVHSWDISTGVDGPGTRFVTFLSGCPLRCLYCQNPDTWLRDNGTRTSVDDVLGEAAKYVPFIRASGGGATISGGEPLQQPLFATTLLRGFQGLGLSTALDTSGYLGRLASDELLAATDLVLLDIKAGQPETYRRLTSRDLRPTLDFATRLAKRGKRVWLRYVLVPGLTDAIEEIGAVAGFAGGLGNIERVDVLPFHTLGQSKWEALNRRFVLADTPAPTAEQVEAARDVFRAAGLTAY, from the coding sequence ATGTCCGCACCGGTCCTGCTCGAGCCGAGTATCGATGTCGGCGAAGGCGATTCGGTCTTCGGCTCCGTCCACTCCTGGGACATCTCCACGGGCGTGGACGGGCCGGGCACCCGGTTCGTCACCTTCCTCAGCGGCTGCCCGCTCCGCTGCCTGTACTGCCAGAATCCCGATACGTGGTTGCGCGACAACGGAACTCGCACGAGTGTCGATGATGTGCTCGGAGAGGCGGCCAAATACGTGCCGTTCATCCGCGCCTCCGGTGGCGGCGCGACCATCAGCGGCGGGGAACCCTTGCAGCAGCCCTTGTTTGCGACCACCCTGCTGCGGGGGTTCCAAGGTCTCGGTCTGTCCACCGCCCTCGATACCTCCGGTTACCTGGGGCGCCTGGCCTCCGATGAGCTGCTCGCAGCCACGGACCTGGTGCTGCTGGACATCAAGGCCGGACAGCCCGAGACCTACCGTCGCCTGACCTCCCGCGACCTGCGGCCGACCCTCGATTTCGCGACCCGGCTGGCCAAGCGCGGCAAGCGGGTGTGGCTGCGCTACGTGCTCGTGCCCGGCCTGACCGACGCGATCGAGGAGATCGGCGCGGTGGCCGGTTTCGCCGGCGGCCTGGGCAATATCGAGCGCGTGGACGTCCTGCCGTTCCACACGCTGGGCCAGTCCAAGTGGGAGGCGCTCAACCGTCGTTTCGTGCTCGCCGACACCCCGGCGCCGACCGCCGAACAGGTCGAAGCGGCACGAGACGTATTCCGAGCCGCCGGATTGACGGCCTACTGA
- a CDS encoding response regulator: MSTVDNSDKIRVFLLDDHEIVRRGLQDLLEAEGDIVVAGEAGSAAEALRRIPAVRPDVAVLDVRLEDGDGVTVCRDLMSELPDLNVLMLTSFSDDEALLGAVLAGAKGYVLKQLRGPQLVNAIRRVAAGETLIAPHTAAEVTQRLHTRTPANPLADADLTDREKQILLHIGQGLSNKEIAAKIYLSEKTVRNYVSALLSKLGLARRSQAAILAEHLRHEHGDNWADDVR, from the coding sequence ATGAGCACCGTGGACAACTCCGACAAGATCCGAGTCTTCCTGCTCGACGATCACGAGATCGTCCGCCGCGGCCTGCAGGATTTGCTGGAAGCCGAGGGCGACATCGTGGTCGCCGGCGAAGCGGGCTCGGCCGCCGAGGCCCTGCGCCGCATCCCCGCCGTCCGCCCCGACGTGGCCGTCCTCGACGTCCGCCTCGAGGACGGTGACGGCGTCACCGTCTGCCGCGACCTCATGTCCGAGCTGCCCGACCTCAACGTCCTCATGCTCACCTCGTTCTCCGACGACGAGGCCCTGCTGGGCGCCGTCCTCGCCGGCGCCAAAGGCTATGTCCTCAAACAACTCCGCGGCCCCCAACTGGTCAACGCCATCCGCCGCGTAGCCGCCGGCGAAACCCTCATCGCCCCCCACACCGCCGCCGAGGTCACCCAGCGCCTCCACACCCGCACCCCCGCCAACCCCCTCGCCGACGCAGACCTCACCGACCGCGAGAAACAGATCCTCCTCCACATCGGCCAGGGCCTGTCCAACAAGGAGATCGCGGCCAAGATCTACCTCTCGGAAAAAACAGTCCGCAACTACGTCTCGGCCCTGCTCTCGAAACTCGGCCTGGCCCGCCGCTCCCAAGCCGCCATCCTCGCCGAACACCTCCGCCACGAACACGGCGACAACTGGGCCGACGACGTCCGCTGA
- a CDS encoding HAD family hydrolase, protein MSTEYAGLVVWDVDGTLIPADLRWLRRAIARTYTLPEAAVTFPSARVHGYTDESIVVDTAVTSGISPEIAEQGVPEFHRQLARVMEAGEQELAKAQPAYLGAAATIAALDAQGFVQTVLTGNLRPAAELKLRVTGLSPHLDLDIGAFGSDARNRFELPEFIAKRFAAKYGNEFHPSRTVVIGDAPNDIACARHAGLHAIVVTHRATRSDLAAYSPDAIIDVLQPDTVVAAVKELVGHCPERPVH, encoded by the coding sequence ATGAGCACGGAGTATGCAGGACTCGTCGTGTGGGATGTCGACGGCACCCTGATCCCGGCCGACCTGCGGTGGCTCCGCCGAGCCATCGCCCGGACCTACACCCTCCCGGAAGCAGCCGTAACCTTCCCGTCCGCGCGAGTCCACGGCTACACCGATGAGTCCATCGTGGTGGATACCGCTGTCACATCCGGCATTTCACCAGAGATCGCCGAACAGGGCGTCCCTGAATTCCATCGACAACTGGCTCGTGTAATGGAGGCCGGCGAGCAAGAACTGGCCAAAGCCCAACCCGCCTACCTCGGCGCAGCCGCCACCATCGCAGCGCTGGACGCCCAAGGATTCGTCCAAACCGTCCTCACCGGCAACCTGCGTCCCGCCGCCGAACTCAAGCTCCGAGTCACCGGTCTAAGCCCGCATCTCGACCTCGACATCGGCGCGTTCGGTTCCGACGCGAGAAACCGATTCGAACTCCCAGAATTCATCGCCAAACGCTTTGCAGCCAAGTACGGCAACGAATTCCACCCCTCACGCACAGTAGTCATCGGTGACGCCCCCAACGACATAGCTTGCGCTCGCCACGCCGGACTCCATGCCATCGTCGTAACCCACAGAGCGACCCGCAGTGACCTGGCGGCGTACTCTCCCGACGCGATTATCGATGTGTTGCAACCGGATACGGTAGTAGCAGCGGTAAAGGAGTTGGTCGGTCACTGTCCGGAGCGGCCGGTTCACTGA
- a CDS encoding DUF5753 domain-containing protein — MSGEARTKLIRTWQPDLIIGLLQTEAYAHEILSTCIDVLGLPSDLDSVVEARMRRQELLAQSGHKFRFLMGEWVLHRTVGSHRIMFEQLTHLLDVMNNPNVSIGIVPRDAGYRAPAPGFVIHDNSQASTELVAGEIIIDDREGVALHVKTFEILTDQAVFDDRAEHLVTKALSPFHL, encoded by the coding sequence ATCTCGGGAGAAGCGCGCACCAAGCTGATCCGGACTTGGCAACCGGATCTGATCATCGGCCTCCTACAGACCGAAGCGTATGCGCACGAGATTCTGAGCACGTGCATCGACGTTCTTGGCCTCCCGAGCGACCTTGACAGCGTCGTAGAAGCCCGAATGCGCCGACAAGAACTCCTCGCCCAAAGCGGACACAAGTTCCGGTTCCTGATGGGTGAGTGGGTTTTACATCGAACGGTCGGCAGCCACAGAATCATGTTCGAGCAACTGACACACCTGCTCGACGTCATGAACAATCCGAACGTCAGCATCGGAATCGTGCCGCGAGACGCCGGATACCGAGCACCCGCGCCAGGATTCGTGATCCACGACAATTCCCAGGCATCGACCGAGTTGGTGGCAGGCGAGATCATCATCGATGATCGCGAAGGTGTTGCCCTGCATGTGAAGACGTTCGAAATCCTCACCGATCAAGCAGTATTCGACGATCGAGCAGAACACTTGGTGACCAAGGCACTGAGCCCTTTTCATCTCTAG
- a CDS encoding ATP-binding protein: MSRTPYTGADSSAGPETISAAPRSLATSRRALGVVGEEVVALAPLPLDSGSGSAVELLFDRVRASRLDWTPTEADSVAAQEICAALDGLPLAIELAAARARAFGLADIAAHLHQRLDALSSTPRGSVSPHDSLEAAIAWSVDQLPGEDRALLLRLWPFDSGFTWEAAAAVHPPGVDGAVLAKLASLVDRSVLTAEMSSGHVRYRLLETIRRHCRATDPDPAGTAAAHAEWARAFVAGRVPLLDGPRLGGAVHELAAELAKSPGRDRP; encoded by the coding sequence TTGTCGAGGACTCCGTACACCGGAGCCGACAGCTCCGCCGGCCCCGAGACGATCTCGGCGGCGCCGAGATCGCTGGCGACCAGCCGGCGGGCGTTGGGGGTCGTGGGCGAGGAAGTGGTGGCGTTGGCGCCGTTGCCGTTGGACAGTGGCAGTGGATCCGCGGTGGAGCTGCTGTTCGATCGGGTCCGCGCCAGCCGCTTGGATTGGACGCCTACCGAAGCGGATTCCGTTGCGGCACAGGAAATCTGCGCGGCCCTGGACGGCCTCCCGCTCGCGATCGAACTGGCGGCGGCGCGGGCGCGCGCCTTCGGCCTGGCCGACATCGCCGCGCATCTGCACCAGCGACTCGATGCCCTCTCCTCTACCCCGCGCGGGTCGGTGTCGCCACATGATTCGCTGGAGGCGGCCATCGCCTGGAGTGTCGACCAACTGCCCGGCGAGGATCGGGCGCTACTGCTGCGGCTGTGGCCCTTCGACAGCGGATTCACCTGGGAGGCCGCCGCGGCGGTGCACCCGCCGGGCGTAGACGGTGCGGTGCTCGCGAAGCTGGCGTCGTTGGTCGATCGATCCGTGTTGACCGCGGAGATGTCGTCAGGTCATGTGCGGTATCGCTTGCTGGAAACGATCCGGCGCCACTGCCGGGCCACCGACCCCGATCCGGCGGGTACGGCCGCAGCGCATGCGGAATGGGCGCGGGCGTTCGTGGCAGGCCGAGTGCCGCTACTCGACGGGCCTCGACTCGGCGGGGCCGTCCACGAGCTCGCGGCCGAGCTGGCCAAATCTCCGGGCCGGGATCGCCCATGA
- a CDS encoding response regulator transcription factor: protein MAQLLVVEDDPDIGAELRDALIGHGYTVEWAQTAAAAETAAVHHRPDLILLDLGLPDRDGVALCRLLRAALPATIIVVLTARTQEFEVVVALDAGADDYLTKPFRLTELFARLRAHLRRQTASAGATPLVEGNLRIDPHARRAWLGDIELTLRPKEFDLLHLLVEHAGEVVTRDTLITTIWDEHWFGSTKTLDVHISALRRKLAELGEDPLGITTVRGRGYRFERHAPRSVRPAAPHKLTATPSTQDENGGDRPL from the coding sequence GTGGCGCAACTGCTCGTCGTCGAGGACGACCCGGATATCGGTGCCGAACTCCGCGACGCCCTCATCGGACACGGCTACACCGTGGAATGGGCGCAGACCGCGGCGGCGGCCGAGACGGCGGCGGTCCACCATCGACCCGACCTGATCCTGCTGGATCTGGGTCTGCCCGACCGCGACGGGGTCGCGCTCTGCAGGCTGCTGCGTGCCGCCTTACCCGCCACGATCATCGTCGTACTCACCGCCCGCACACAGGAATTCGAGGTGGTGGTCGCCCTCGACGCCGGCGCCGACGACTATCTCACCAAGCCGTTCCGGCTCACCGAACTGTTCGCCCGGCTGCGGGCGCACCTGCGTCGGCAAACCGCCTCCGCGGGTGCGACGCCGCTCGTCGAGGGGAATCTCCGGATCGACCCGCATGCGCGGCGCGCTTGGCTCGGCGACATCGAACTAACTTTGCGTCCAAAGGAATTCGACCTCCTACACCTGCTGGTCGAGCATGCGGGCGAGGTGGTCACCCGAGACACCTTGATCACGACGATCTGGGACGAGCACTGGTTCGGCTCGACCAAGACCCTCGACGTCCACATTTCCGCATTGCGCCGCAAACTGGCCGAACTGGGTGAGGATCCGCTCGGCATCACCACCGTGCGCGGGCGCGGATACCGGTTCGAGCGCCACGCCCCCCGATCGGTGCGACCGGCGGCGCCTCACAAGCTGACCGCGACACCTTCGACTCAGGACGAAAATGGCGGTGACCGACCGCTGTGA
- a CDS encoding ABC transporter permease, whose protein sequence is MLTVLWLRGLIRLRSGRLLGATAGIAVAVALLAALGSFLSASEATMTERSIQRVAVDWQVQVEPGADAAVVLNTVTADPAVARALPVGFGTATGLHSTVDGATLSTGSARILGLPTDYTSLAPTQIRHLTGSRDGVLVTQQTAANLHIAPGEAFTIERQDLPPVTLTVAGIVDLPKADSLFQSIGAPRGAQPTATPDSVVLLPAEHWHALFDPLAVSHPDQARTQIHVQTHHDLPADPAAAYNQISGAARHLEATLAGGGLVGDNLGAVLGAARADALYAHVLFLFLGVPAAVLATVLTATVTGSGADRRRSEQALLRIRGADTAHLLRLAMIEAAAVGVAGSLLGIGAALLLGEFAFGSGGFGATPTAVVGWTVAAAAIGIGIALATVFLPARRDLLTPAGVRGAARWMRWGLDYWLLAGAAAVWLATRRTGYQLVLAPEGVPQISVSYWAFAAPALLWLGSALLYWRLTTVLLRSGRPLLTRLLRPLTGTLSGTGAALLSRQYRMIARAVVLLALTIAFACSTAVFNATYQQQAEADAQLTNGADVTVTEPPSAAVPASATTTIEQVPGVRSVEPLQHRFAYVGADLQDLYGIRPATVGSNLRLSDAYFSGGTARQLVDRLAHHPDDILVSQETVNDFQLRLGDTLRLRLVDAGSGQQITVPFHYAGVVKEFPTAPKDSFLVANADYIATRTGSPAVGAFLITTNGTPVGVVADRVRSALGPGPTVTDIQSTRSVVGSSLTAVDLSGLTRVELGFAILLATAATGLQLLLGFSERRRLFALTSLLGARSRLLASLVWAEIAVTVLTATVLGAALGWVLSELLVAVLTGVFDPPPTNLAVPWGYLGIVALAAVGATVAAGARAVQAARRPALDVLRDL, encoded by the coding sequence ATGCTGACCGTGCTGTGGCTGCGTGGGCTGATCCGGCTGCGGTCGGGGCGGCTGCTGGGCGCGACCGCGGGGATCGCGGTGGCGGTCGCGCTGCTGGCGGCGCTCGGCAGCTTCCTGTCCGCGTCCGAGGCGACCATGACCGAGCGGTCGATTCAGCGGGTGGCGGTGGACTGGCAGGTCCAGGTGGAGCCCGGGGCCGATGCGGCGGTGGTGCTGAACACCGTCACGGCCGATCCCGCGGTGGCACGCGCGCTGCCGGTGGGATTCGGCACCGCGACCGGACTGCACAGCACCGTCGACGGTGCGACGCTGTCCACCGGATCGGCTCGAATCCTCGGACTGCCAACGGATTACACGAGTCTTGCACCTACTCAAATCCGCCATCTCACCGGTTCGCGTGATGGGGTTCTGGTAACCCAGCAGACAGCGGCCAATCTGCATATCGCACCCGGTGAAGCGTTCACCATCGAACGGCAGGATCTGCCACCGGTCACACTGACCGTGGCGGGCATAGTCGATCTGCCGAAGGCGGACAGCCTGTTCCAGTCCATCGGCGCGCCGCGAGGAGCCCAGCCCACGGCCACGCCGGACAGCGTGGTGCTGTTGCCCGCCGAGCACTGGCACGCACTGTTCGATCCGCTGGCAGTGAGCCATCCGGACCAGGCGCGTACGCAGATCCACGTGCAGACCCACCACGATCTACCCGCGGACCCAGCGGCGGCCTACAACCAGATCAGCGGCGCGGCACGACATCTGGAGGCCACACTTGCCGGTGGCGGGCTGGTGGGCGACAACCTCGGCGCCGTGCTGGGAGCGGCCCGCGCCGACGCGCTCTACGCCCATGTGCTGTTCTTGTTCCTCGGTGTACCCGCGGCGGTGCTCGCCACCGTGCTCACCGCGACCGTTACGGGCAGTGGCGCCGATCGCCGACGAAGCGAGCAGGCGCTGTTGCGGATTCGCGGCGCCGACACGGCACACCTGCTGCGACTGGCGATGATCGAGGCTGCGGCCGTGGGAGTGGCGGGGTCCCTGCTTGGCATCGGGGCGGCCCTGCTGCTCGGTGAATTCGCCTTCGGCTCCGGCGGATTCGGCGCGACGCCGACCGCTGTGGTGGGCTGGACCGTCGCCGCCGCGGCGATCGGCATCGGGATCGCGCTGGCTACGGTCTTTCTTCCGGCGCGCCGGGATCTCCTCACCCCGGCGGGCGTTCGGGGTGCGGCGCGCTGGATGCGGTGGGGGTTGGATTACTGGCTGCTTGCGGGTGCGGCGGCGGTGTGGCTGGCGACTCGGCGCACGGGATATCAACTGGTGCTCGCGCCCGAAGGGGTACCGCAGATCTCGGTCAGCTATTGGGCGTTCGCCGCGCCGGCCTTGCTCTGGCTGGGCTCTGCCTTGCTGTACTGGCGGCTGACGACAGTGCTGTTGCGGTCCGGCCGCCCACTGCTCACCCGTCTCCTGCGTCCGCTGACAGGCACGTTGTCGGGAACCGGCGCTGCGCTGTTGTCGCGCCAGTACCGAATGATCGCCCGCGCCGTGGTGCTGCTCGCGCTGACCATCGCCTTCGCCTGCTCGACTGCGGTCTTCAACGCCACCTATCAGCAGCAGGCCGAGGCCGATGCCCAGCTCACCAACGGCGCGGACGTCACTGTGACCGAGCCGCCGTCAGCTGCCGTACCCGCTTCCGCCACAACAACTATCGAGCAGGTCCCGGGGGTGCGATCGGTCGAGCCGCTGCAACATCGTTTCGCTTACGTCGGCGCGGATCTGCAAGATCTCTACGGCATTCGCCCCGCCACCGTCGGCTCGAATCTGCGACTGTCCGATGCCTATTTCTCCGGTGGCACGGCCAGGCAGCTCGTCGATCGGCTGGCCCACCACCCCGATGACATTCTCGTCAGCCAGGAAACGGTCAACGACTTCCAGTTGCGGCTCGGCGACACCCTGCGATTGCGGCTGGTCGATGCGGGCAGCGGTCAGCAGATCACGGTGCCGTTCCACTACGCGGGAGTGGTGAAGGAATTCCCGACTGCGCCCAAAGACAGCTTCCTCGTCGCCAATGCCGACTACATCGCCACCCGGACCGGAAGTCCGGCCGTGGGCGCCTTCCTCATCACGACCAACGGGACACCTGTGGGCGTGGTCGCCGACCGGGTGCGCTCGGCGCTCGGCCCGGGGCCGACGGTGACCGATATCCAGAGCACTCGATCCGTGGTCGGCTCCAGTCTCACCGCTGTCGATCTGTCCGGATTGACGCGCGTGGAGCTAGGTTTCGCAATCCTGCTCGCCACCGCGGCGACCGGCCTGCAACTGCTGCTCGGATTCAGCGAGCGCCGCAGACTGTTCGCGCTGACCAGCCTGCTGGGGGCCCGCTCACGACTACTGGCGTCGCTGGTCTGGGCCGAGATCGCGGTCACCGTGCTCACCGCCACCGTGCTCGGCGCGGCGCTCGGCTGGGTTCTCAGTGAGCTGCTGGTCGCAGTCCTCACCGGAGTTTTCGATCCGCCGCCGACCAACCTGGCGGTTCCCTGGGGCTATCTGGGCATCGTCGCCCTCGCCGCCGTGGGCGCGACGGTCGCTGCCGGGGCCCGCGCGGTGCAGGCCGCGCGCAGGCCCGCCTTGGATGTGTTGCGCGACCTGTGA
- a CDS encoding ABC transporter ATP-binding protein: protein MTVLVRCHDVGRTFGAGTTAVPAVRAVNCQVHQGDLIAVTGRSGSGKSTLLHLMGDLDRPTSGVVSWPGLSEDPGRVGFVFQAPSLLGPLDVCENVALPLLFADIGEAEARRRAEEALEVLGIADLGHRLPHELSGGQAQRVAVARVLAARSPLVLADEPTARLDPEHRDRVIDALLAFAERTGAALVVATHDVAVAARFTLRWRVHDGLLDPAAAETARGQGASTC, encoded by the coding sequence GTGACGGTACTGGTGCGGTGCCACGATGTCGGCCGTACGTTCGGCGCGGGCACGACGGCGGTGCCTGCTGTGCGGGCGGTGAATTGCCAAGTGCACCAGGGCGATCTGATCGCTGTCACCGGGCGCTCGGGTTCCGGGAAGTCGACGCTGCTGCACCTGATGGGCGATCTGGATCGTCCGACCAGCGGAGTGGTGTCGTGGCCCGGGCTGTCGGAGGATCCGGGCCGGGTCGGCTTCGTATTTCAGGCCCCGAGCCTGCTCGGGCCACTCGATGTGTGCGAAAACGTCGCTTTGCCATTGCTGTTCGCCGATATCGGGGAGGCCGAGGCCCGACGACGTGCGGAGGAGGCGCTCGAGGTGCTCGGTATTGCCGACCTGGGGCATCGGCTGCCTCACGAATTGTCGGGCGGTCAGGCGCAGCGCGTCGCGGTGGCACGGGTGCTGGCCGCCCGCTCGCCGCTGGTGCTGGCCGACGAACCGACCGCGCGACTCGACCCGGAGCACCGCGACCGGGTGATCGATGCGCTGCTCGCCTTCGCCGAACGGACCGGCGCCGCGCTGGTGGTGGCCACTCATGATGTCGCGGTCGCCGCGCGGTTCACGCTGCGCTGGCGCGTGCACGACGGTCTACTCGACCCCGCCGCCGCGGAAACCGCACGGGGGCAGGGAGCTTCGACATGCTGA
- a CDS encoding ABC transporter ATP-binding protein gives MTPVLRAEQLYRFYRAGAEETLALRGVSLSVDAGETVAVTGPSGSGKSTLLACLSGIDEPDGGFVHLGTERMSHRPEMERAALRGRRIGVLLQAGNLMPHLTVAQNIELVQRLVGRRERPTPGEILDAVGLADRMRARPGQLSGGEATRAGLAVALANAPSVLLADEPTGELDDATEAAILDLLRRRAEAGCAVLVVSHSGAVAGWADRVLHLRDGAFETAESGAP, from the coding sequence GTGACGCCCGTGTTGCGTGCCGAGCAGCTGTACCGGTTCTACCGCGCCGGAGCCGAGGAGACCCTGGCGCTGCGCGGGGTCTCTCTGAGCGTGGACGCGGGGGAGACGGTCGCAGTCACCGGCCCCTCGGGATCGGGCAAATCGACTCTGCTGGCCTGTCTTTCGGGCATCGACGAACCGGATGGCGGTTTTGTCCACCTCGGAACCGAGCGCATGAGCCATCGGCCGGAGATGGAACGCGCCGCACTGCGGGGGCGTCGGATCGGGGTGCTGCTGCAGGCCGGGAATCTGATGCCGCACCTGACGGTCGCACAGAACATCGAATTGGTCCAACGCCTGGTCGGCAGGCGGGAACGGCCGACGCCGGGCGAAATCCTGGACGCGGTCGGTCTTGCCGATCGCATGCGGGCCCGCCCCGGTCAGTTGTCGGGCGGCGAGGCCACCCGAGCCGGACTGGCGGTCGCGTTGGCGAATGCGCCGAGCGTCTTGCTCGCCGATGAGCCCACCGGCGAATTGGACGACGCCACCGAAGCGGCGATTCTCGACTTGCTGCGACGCCGGGCCGAGGCAGGGTGCGCGGTCCTCGTGGTGTCGCACAGCGGCGCGGTCGCCGGTTGGGCCGATCGCGTTCTTCACTTGCGGGACGGGGCATTCGAGACCGCCGAATCGGGTGCGCCGTGA